One segment of Pseudobythopirellula maris DNA contains the following:
- a CDS encoding DUF1501 domain-containing protein, which produces MLSRRRFLRTSSVVSLSPLLPSVFTKTAYAAGNESDAKTLVVIQLDGGNDGLNTVVPFGDDEYARARNKLRLPADKLHKLDDYVGLHPSMRAAKELFDDGRLSIVQGVGYPNPDRSHFRSMKIWQTASFENADHDGYGWLGRALDAKPKVSSPAVAPGAIYVGDQETPVALWGRRSQATALSREEDLRLLLNPAFHSEPSSAQDDSLNDFVSRQTLSAVAASEEFNRQQKQTAGSVSSYPNTGLGRRLRLISQVLKGKSQARVYYTAQSGYDTHQAQLYTHSRLLQEFSDAVKAFLDDIKSAKLDDRVVVLAFSEFGRRVKENNSLGTDHGTAGPVFLAGAPVAGGLLGTAPDLANLDDGDLRTQVDFRRIYSTLLSDWLDIDAASVLAGTHKKLPLLCRG; this is translated from the coding sequence ATGCTCTCTCGCCGCCGATTCTTGCGGACAAGTTCGGTCGTCTCGCTTTCGCCCCTATTGCCGTCTGTCTTCACCAAGACAGCCTACGCAGCGGGCAACGAGAGTGACGCCAAAACGCTCGTAGTCATCCAGCTCGATGGTGGCAACGACGGCCTGAACACCGTCGTCCCGTTCGGCGACGACGAATACGCCCGTGCCCGGAATAAACTCCGCCTTCCAGCCGATAAGCTGCACAAGCTCGACGACTACGTCGGCTTGCACCCAAGCATGCGGGCCGCCAAAGAACTCTTTGACGACGGTCGACTTTCGATCGTGCAGGGAGTGGGCTACCCCAACCCTGACCGCTCGCACTTCCGCAGCATGAAGATCTGGCAAACCGCCAGTTTTGAGAACGCCGACCACGACGGCTACGGATGGCTGGGCCGCGCACTCGACGCGAAGCCCAAAGTAAGCAGCCCAGCAGTGGCGCCAGGCGCGATCTATGTGGGTGACCAAGAAACGCCGGTGGCGTTATGGGGGCGTCGATCTCAAGCAACGGCTCTGTCACGAGAGGAGGACCTCCGCCTGTTGCTAAACCCCGCGTTTCACAGCGAACCGTCGTCAGCGCAAGATGACTCACTCAACGATTTTGTCTCGCGGCAGACGCTCTCAGCGGTAGCTGCTTCCGAAGAATTCAATCGGCAACAAAAGCAGACCGCGGGATCAGTCAGTAGCTACCCCAACACAGGGCTTGGGAGACGGCTCAGACTCATCTCGCAAGTGCTGAAAGGAAAATCGCAAGCACGGGTCTACTACACCGCGCAGTCGGGATACGACACGCACCAGGCACAGCTCTACACGCACTCGCGTTTGCTGCAAGAGTTCTCCGACGCGGTCAAGGCGTTTCTGGACGACATCAAGTCCGCAAAGCTCGACGACCGCGTGGTGGTTCTCGCCTTCAGCGAATTCGGACGGCGAGTCAAAGAGAATAACTCTCTCGGAACAGACCACGGCACAGCCGGCCCCGTCTTCTTGGCGGGCGCCCCCGTTGCAGGCGGCCTCTTAGGAACGGCGCCTGATTTAGCAAACCTTGATGACGGCGACCTCAGAACGCAGGTCGATTTCAGGCGGATCTATTCCACGCTCCTATCGGACTGGCTCGACATCGATGCCGCGAGCGTGCTAGCCGGCACGCATAAAAAACTGCCGCTGCTATGCCGAGGTTAA